In Miscanthus floridulus cultivar M001 unplaced genomic scaffold, ASM1932011v1 fs_131_8, whole genome shotgun sequence, the following are encoded in one genomic region:
- the LOC136530443 gene encoding uncharacterized protein: MARFLVGLNKPIADKVDMTTYTCLTELVHFAKRAERQIATSYKYNASWRHSQQQGDVTPQFQQQGAATPKSSSRGANRYLPTSSKQLDVKGKAVSSSQPTSSTAATQRKTSKIECFKCGGHGHKQAKCPNRRTIIALADGSYDSQSEEEDEFNNVFADLNLNTCEYSVEDGTFELGLNCLAIQPIPTFAHNDLLQDVVSPSFDEITSDDFDELLADFPDLTCSIMNTPSPSLVVRRVLSTQFVAAEQGQRHNLFQSRCKVKGQVCRFIIDGGSCNNIVSALLIEKLGLQPRCHPHPYHMQWLNNSGTVKVSAMIRLSFSIGDYHGEVDCDIVPMQACHLLLGRPWQFDVDSVHFGRSNKHTFIHNDKKVVLIPLSPEEIHASDMARKKREESDKRKLSEIPNTSKDGSWRMCVDCRAINAITVRYRHPIPRLDDMLDELSGSIIFTKIDLRSGYHQIRMKLGDEWKTAFKTKIGLYEWLVMPFGLTNAPSTFMRLMNHVLRAFIGKFVVVYFDDILIYSKSFDEHLDHIRQVLAVLREEKLYGNIAKCTFCTDRVVFLGFVVSADGIQVDEEKVKAIKDWPTPTNVSQKDVPFKWGNEQDQAFNELKTKLCEAPLLQLPDFGKTFEIKCDASGIGIGGVLLQEGKPVAYFSEKLNGPHLNYSVYDKELYALVRVLEVWQHYLLPKEFVIYSDHEALKYLKSQGKLNRRHAKWIEFIETFPYVVKHKLLLQEAHAGGLAVHSTTNFCPFEIVYGFKPHTPMDLLPLPLQEQVNLDAAKRSDFLKKLHDETRRNIEKKSAQYAKQANKGKKKVTFQPGDLVWLHLRKDRFPQQRKSKLSPRGDGPFKVLHKINDNAYKIELPPEYSNVSTTFNVKDLLPFVGEPESRTTPSQEGRLMRTFLAFTHLQMKLHLIKLVQLQEVELNNWRRKFILR; encoded by the exons ATGGCTCGGTTTCTAGTTGGCCTCAATAAACCCATTGCTGATAAAGTGGATATGACAACCTACACATGTCTCACCGAGTTGGTTCATTTTGCAAAGAGGGCTGAAAGGCAAATTGCTACGTCTTACAAATACAATGCTTCATGGCGTCATTCCCAACAGCAAGGGGATGTCACGCCTCAATTCCAACAGCAAGGAGCTGCAACGCCCAAATCCTCATCTCGTGGAGCAAATAGatatcttccaacttcttccaaacaATTGGATGTGAAAGGTAAAGCTGTGAGTTCAAGTCAGCCCACTTCTTCTACTGCAGCCACCCAACGCAAGACAAGCAAGATTGAGTGTTttaagtgtggtggtcatgggCATAAGCAAGCTAAATGTCCCAATCGTCGTACTATTATTGCACTTGCTGATGGTTCTTATGATTCCCAAAGTGAAGAGGAGGACGAGTTTAACAATGTATTTGCAGATCTTAATCTTAACACTTGTGAGTATTCAGTAGAGGATGGTACATTTGAGCTAGGtctaaattgtttagccattcaacCTATTCCAACTTTTGCTCACAATGACCTATTACAAGATGTTGTTTCTCCATCTTTCGACGAGATTACTAGTGATGATTTTGATGAGTTGCTTGCTGATTTTCCTGATTTGACGTGTTCTATAATGAACACACCATCTCCTTCTTTGGTGGTGAGGCGAGTTCTTTCCACTCAATTTGTTGCTGCTGAACAaggacaacgccataatttgtttcaatccAGATGCAAAGTGAAAGGACAAGTGTGCCGTTTCATCATAGATGGTGGGAGCTGCAATAATATTGTTAGTGCTTTGCTTATTGAGAAGCTTGGCTTGCAGCCACGTTGCCatccacatccataccatatgcAATGGTTGAATAATTCTGGGACAGTTAAGGTTTCAGCCATGATTCGTTTGTCATTTTCCATTGGTGATTATCATGGAGAGGTGGATTGTGATATTGTCCCCATGCAAGCATGCCATTTGCTGCTTGGTCGGCCCTGGCAATTTGATGTGGACTCGGTGCATTTTGGACGGTCTAACAAACACACTTTCATTCACAATGACAAGAAGGTGGTTCTTATTCCATTATCTCCAGAGGAGATACATGCTTCAGATATGGCTCGCAAGAAAAGAGAGGAATCTGACAAAAGAAAATTGAGTGAGATCCCCAACACAAGTAAGG ATGGCtcttggcgcatgtgtgttgattgtcgtGCTATCAATGCTATAACTGTTCGATATCGCCATCCCATTCCACGACttgatgacatgttagatgaattgagtggttccatcattttcaccaagattgatttgcgtagtggctatcatcaaatccgcATGAAACTtggtgatgaatggaaaacagcgtTTAAAACTAAAATTGGTCTCTATGAATGGCTTGTGATGccatttggcttgacaaatgctccttcaacttttatgcgcttaatgaaCCATGTTTTACGAGCTTTCATTGGCAAGTTTGtagttgtttattttgatgatattctgATCTATAGCAAATCATttgatgaacatcttgatcatatCCGTCAAGTACTTGCTGTTTTGAGGGAAGAGAAATTGTATGGCAACATTgctaagtgcaccttttgcacagacCGTGTTGTTTTCCTTGGCTTTGTTGTTTCCGCAGATGGTATTCAGGTTGATGAAGAAAAGGTTAAAGCAATAAAGGATTGGCCTACACCTACAAATGTGAGTCAA aagGATGTTCCATTCAAGTGGGGTAATGAACAAGACCAAGCCTTCAATGAGCTGAAAACAAAGCTTTGTGAAGCACCGCTGCTACAACTTCCTGATTTTGGTAAGACATTTGAGATCaaatgtgatgcaagtggtattGGCATAGGAGGTGTACTACTTCAAGAAGGTAAACCTGTTGCCTACTTTTCTGAAAAGTTGAATGGTCCACATCTGAATTATTCTGTCTATGATAAAGAGCTTTATGCCTTAGTTCGAGTTTTGGAAGTTTGGCAACATTATTTGTTACCTAAAGAATTTGTCATTTATTCTGATCATGAAGCTTTGAAATATCTAAAAAGTCAAGGCAaactgaaccgtagacatgctaaATGGATTGAGTTCATTGAAACATTTCCCTATGTTGTAAAACATAAGC TTCTTTTGCAGGAAGCACATGCTGGTGGCTTAGCTG tccattccacaacaaacttttgtccatttgaaattgtttatgggtttaaaccgcatactcccatggatcttttgcctttaccattaCAGGAACAAGTTAACTTGGATGCAGCAAAGAGatcagattttctcaagaagctacatgatgagacaagaaggaatatcgagaagaaatccgcacaatatgcaaagcaagcgaacaaaggtaagaagaaggttACATTCCAGCCCGGAGACCTCGTGTGGttgcatctacgcaaggatcgatttccccaacagcgcaagagtaagttatctcctaggggtgatggtccgttcaaggttttacacaagataaatgataatgcttacaaaattgagctgccacctgaatattccaatgtgagtacaacattcaatgtcaaagacttgcttccatttgttggtgagcctgagtcgaggacgactccttctcaagaggggaggctaatgaggacattcctagcattcactcatcttcaaatgaaactccacttgataaagctggtccaattacaagaagtagagctaaacaattggagaaggaaattcattctcaggtga